In Bubalus bubalis isolate 160015118507 breed Murrah chromosome 3, NDDB_SH_1, whole genome shotgun sequence, a genomic segment contains:
- the LOC102410497 gene encoding lathosterol oxidase — protein MDLVLSIADYYFFTPYIYPATWPEDNIFRQAITLLIVTNLGAFILYFFFATLSYYFVYDHLLMKHPQFLKNQVSREITHSVQSMPWMSIPTVLLFLLEVRGYSRLYDGIGEFPYGWFQLVASVLSFLFFTDMLIYWIHRGLHHKLVYKRLHKPHHIWKIPTPFASHAFHPLDGFLQSLPYHIYPFIFPLHKVVYLSLYILVNIWTISIHDGDFRDPQLLKPFINGSAHHTDHHMLFDYNYGQYFTLWDRIGGSFRNPSSFEGNGPLNYVKKMAEEKHNSHGGNGYKNEKLFNGECTKTE, from the coding sequence ATGGATCTTGTACTCAGTATtgcagattattatttttttacaccGTACATATATCCAGCCACATGGCCAGAGGACAACATCTTCCGACAAGCTATCACTCTCCTGATTGTAACAAATCTCGGTGCTTTTatactgtatttcttctttgcaacACTGAGTTATTATTTTGTCTATGATCATTTATTAATGAAACAcccacaatttttaaagaatcaagtCTCTCGAGAGATTACGCATTCTGTCCAGTCAATGCCATGGATGAGCATCCCCACGGTTTTACTGTTCCTGCTAGAGGTGAGAGGTTACAGCAGACTCTATGACGGCATAGGCGAGTTTCCATATGGCTGGTTTCAACTCGTTGCTAGTGTcttgtcctttctcttcttcactgACATGCTGATCTACTGGATTCACAGAGGCCTTCATCATAAACTTGTATATAAGCGCTTACACAAACCTCATCACATCTGGAAGATCCCAACTCCATTTGCAAGTCACGCTTTTCATCCTCTGGACGGCTTCCTTCAGAGTCTGCCTTACCACATATACCCTTTTATCTTCCCGTTACACAAGGTAGTTTATTTAAGCTTGTACATCTTGGTCAATATCTGGACAATTTCCATTCACGATGGTGATTTTCGTGATCCCCAGCTCTTAAAGCCTTTTATTAATGGCTCGGCTCATCACACAGACCACCATATGCTCTTTGACTATAATTATGGACAGTATTTCACCTTGTGGGATAGAATTGGAGGCTCATTCAGAAATCCCTCCTCCTTTGAGGGGAATGGACCTCTTAATTATGTGAAGAAAATGGCAGAAGAAAAGCACAATAGCCATGGAGGAaatggttataaaaatgaaaaattattcaatGGAGAGTGTACAAAGACTGAGTAG